Proteins encoded by one window of Cyprinus carpio isolate SPL01 chromosome B6, ASM1834038v1, whole genome shotgun sequence:
- the LOC109054320 gene encoding helicase with zinc finger domain 2-like isoform X1: protein MALAGNHHFLQTLKKRFSLCVRCNKCCKKHNEISYSLNEVIHDCSEDILLIRRKHKNSVWRPVAPRPGRPRPNKYVVCWYYNKETGCKQHGSRCTFARSSEEAALWNVMKHEKLTIPQIVNMTKQNQRTPQSKSQRKGGKFACTLCQVHFPKAEKLMNHCFTEKHRRLIFEDTGTSQTWKYRDPPSTYKDLKLCERSLICEYGDNCTKAHSQEELREWQKRIKASRKRARDAAEMGLLSYQDKLLEEYRHSTDKKMIVSDTLPEVSISCDPDLDSVYVRKKGIQCTWNFTIISKEPLEVIALLRRELGATFSFGKDPHEEQTYSTSAWFKKNQTEYEIKVFFKSDHPGSYEQWVVFDFNTRPVLRQKIKVRVGEDECRGARVTCPAPEVPLEKQESSRNLEPWSEESMEIIHFVEREEAERKLLNRYKLIMIDEMNSVINHDNYKNSMHNFLYQEEKFECELLTRMNLRGTAQLQNCLSDDRFGMKCAYPGTLLAAVHLSHTLTPDTPQGFIVKRHAIRSLVRVVKNNEYLGPIYEAEFLKDAATETQVLLQLSKQCCTDLNLQNGQKCEMEVQFQLNRLWFCELHKAIDDLPNLDKVLPDLKNSKFCISSQSDSEELNEKQQAAMNFVLDVTDNRCSIPPLLIYGPFGTGKTRTLAKMTQALVQQPQNKILICTHTNSSADLYVKGHFHEYTAVHHEAKPLRIKAKESNLRSTDTITLQYCHLSRDGSQFEFPDKAVLDSTRIIITTTAVARFFHDIKLPENYFSHILIDEASQMLECEALMALGLAGKNTRVVLAGDHMQMGPKLFSVKQDKCSEHTLLNRLFYYYQAENSDVAKQSRIIFNENFRSTKEIVDFVSTHFYVGKSDVIKARGGVPPHPRQHALQFHHERGECCLDPTSMSWFNPAQVLRVVDIVQGIMEEWPQEWDGKDPESVCVLSQGRQVFEIRQRLRQLELRRFTVENAENVQGKQFRVIVISTVHTKDSLLETDQTYLEFFNDMRVLNTVMTRAQSQIFVVGDVAALSCQQFGTCWRLWRSYIEDCVNKGSAHNFTLNSLKQDLLEISELCRSEDEDSSDSESTTSEIPDTEDPILQELLDESKDINVPLTEEGLFPVFQHEQFVSSVSNQIAEVKEEQMLTNSIIRKHCELFIEYYDRGYARPLDEPTQRINIKGRKNIGQAFPGDKVTVEILSKISNPPMGRVINILESADTVKEFVCTFERYDNQVMTPINKCITKIYTPFSKDKPDHIAVRNPENRKVKRFIKINEEARRKYLFVVRVLMWRKTAGIPLGTVVEVLPKITTLDNGLNILNMEYQLRRTLSSSLRSQMQDIQGLNLFNKGRRDFRMLPTFTIDPADSQDLDDAISVRDLGELYEIGVHISDVASFVAKDSELDKYARQLCTTFYPSGKEPIHMFPKELSTNFFSLIPNQDRRAISLIIQVDTKTHCIKESSFWKSVIRSKKKFSYDEAEDIIENHQNSDQLEICLVKAWTFAEVHRKLRKQDDWYYKQPDEDVTLGRRQSHLMVEEMMIVFNHMVAERLLFDETTRSITPLRCQDRPNSEKLADLFDKNAYLIPLSVHFSSQIHECEHVSHELNNQGSIRGRAMTNPQAGISDFENFPILKSVLRCLKTAAEQKNIYKIIDFIATDEIHPQLLPFSVAFRRLFHKSCILRSNSAHVSRIGHYDLDLDSYTWASSPIRRYIDVIVQRLLHSVIGKTNARYTDHDIDLSCMEFSRKNDQQSAYERKSNALRFALQLSTQSERKVAYIVELNASGTNFRLSFPLNRTSISENLDIMYRDLQLVDQPQFDETNNCMILKWVRRIYSFSNPHILAEVKQQNPNSVMAYVSTKTWKCLTPALREENWDRLFPLIEDLDVSSRIHARQFHERLRNAKTSEKSDPMHAEHYAELSMRIKPGEAVEVQLGTATARGLMTPAIQLFVVHPKFEICLEHVRDPIKCFSKYAFHSSRNSYKTYMDYQGIWKPMCEMESASNAVAENESILIEDAALKWENSCEKKLQGFFLLPLDKKSQWSIECDLKNSVLCIRTKIHQSQSSPSQCTALMDISSITWMAHGIITKVKEKGSKELKNLQIHFQINHMPMTKIPEAIFGEKTKFTLELIPKLLPDVRKENAISSLTKANQLVKTIAIGGRINSEGGTIFSNQMPARFEIDNYLTSEISNLNNSQCKAISEALANPFTLIQGPPGTGKTVVGVHIVYWFLQNIQKHPVHNSQTKRAVLYCGPSNKSVDVVAGHLLKHRNQLRPLRVYSNQMEMLEFPYPGCNLKLSRNSKRGEKPNTELSSIALHHLIRKDGNPFSTQILAFDMKIGRGDELTNEEKKLYREILQKARKHELLRHDVILCTCTAASHPALADALDFKQIIIDECAMATEPEAFIPLVAHKPEQIVLLGDHMQLQPVIHCDVVERLGMSKSLFERYMEKALLLDTQYRMQEDICAFPSKEFYKGQLKTGTSPKPSLFLSKSRQTCIVFGHVEGKEKSLVVRTERGNENSKANVEEAEEVVRIAILLTQAGINTKDIAILTPYNAQVASINEFLFDKGIRDITVNTIMRSQGSEWKYVIMSTVRSCPESEIEKQPTKSWIMKQLGFITDPHQVNVGITRAQEGLCIIGNENLLRCSVLWRRLLDHYEEKGCVVNPARNIQVQKPPRSLGTKRTARR from the exons ATGGCTCTTGCAGGAAATCATCATTTTCTTCAAACGTTAAAAAAGAGGTTCAGTCTGTGTGTCAGatgtaataaatgctgtaaaaaacaCAATGAGATTTCATACTCACTTAACGAGGTCATCCATGACTGTTCCGAAGACATCTTGCTGATCAGGCGGAAACATAAAAATTCAGTGTGGAGGCCTGTTGCCCCCCGACCAGGCCGTCCCAGACCTAACAAGTATGTTGTTTGTTGGTACTACAATAAAGAAACTGGATGCAAGCAGCATGGAAGTAGATGTACCTTTGCTAGGAGCTCAGAGGAAGCAGCACTATGGAACGTCATGAAGCATGAAAAACTGACAATTCCTCAGATTGTgaatatgacaaaacaaaatcaaaggaCACCACAGTCAAAGTCTCAAAGGAAAGGAGGAAAGTTTGCCTGCACGTTATGTCAAGTCCACTTCCCAAAAGCTGAGAAACTGATGAACCACTGTTTCACTGAGAAGCACAGGAGACTGATCTTTGAAGATACAGGTACCTCTCAGACTTGGAAGTACCGTGATCCGCCATCAACATACAAGGACCTGAAATTGTGTGAAAG ATCCCTAATATGCGAGTATGGCGATAACTGCACAAAGGCGCACAGTCAAGAGGAACTTCGTGAATGGCAAAAAAGAATCAAGGCTTCACGAAAAAGAGCCAGAGATGCAGCCGAGATGGGTCTACTGTCCTATCAGGACAAGCTTTTGGAGGAATACAGACACAGCACAGACAAGAAAATGATT GTCAGCGACACCCTTCCTGaagtttctatcagctgtgaccCAGATTTAGATAGTGTGTATGTAAGGAAAAAGGGAATTCAATGTACATGGAATTTTACCATTATTTCTAAG GAACCTCTAGAAGTTATTGCTTTGCTCAGAAGGGAACTGGGGGCGACATTCAGCTTCGGCAAAGACCCCCATGAGGAACAGACATATTCCACTAGTGCTTGGTTTAAAAAGAACCAAACAG AGTATGAAATCAAAGTGTTCTTCAAATCTGACCATCCAGGCTCGTATGAGCAGTGGGTAGTGTTTGACTTCAACACGAGACCCGTACTACGACAAAAAATCAAGGTCAGAGTTGGAGAGGATGAGTGTAGGGGAGCAAGAGTCACATGTCCAGCACCTGAGGTTCCCCTAGAAAAACAAGAGTCTTCCAGGAATCTTGAGCCCTGGAGTGAGGAAAGCATGGAAATCATTCATTTTGTTGAAAGAGAAGAGGCAGAGAGAAAGCTGCTTAACAGATACAAGCTTATCATGATAGATGAGATGAACAGTGTGATTAACCATGACAACTACAAAAACAGCATGCACAATTTTTTATATCAGGAGGAAAAGTTTGAATGTGAACTGCTTACCag GATGAATCTACGAGGGACTGCACAGTTGCAGAATTGCCTGTCTGatgacaggtttggaatgaaatgtgCTTATCCCGGGACACTTCTTGCTGCTGTGCATctgtctcacacactcactcctgATACTCCTCAAGGCTTCATAGTGAAAAGACACGCTATCAGATCTCTTGTTCGTGTTGTGAAAAACAACGAATATCTCGGACCTATTTATGAGGCTGAATTTCTGAAAGATGCTGCCACAGAGACACAAGTATTATTGCAGCTTTCCAAACAATGCTGCACTGATTTGAACCTGCAGAATGGACAGAAATGTGAGATGGAAGTCCAGTTCCAGCTAAATCGTTTATGGTTCTGCGAGTTGCACAAGGCCATTGATGATCTCCCCAACTTAGACAAAGTCTTGCCTGATCTGAAAAACAGCAAGTTCTGTATTTCTTCCCAGTCAGATTCAGAAGAGTTAAATGAGAAGCAGCAAGCAGCAATGAACTTTGTTCTGGATGTAACAGACAACAGATGCAGCATCCCGCCTTTGTTGATTTATGGACCTTTTGGAACAGGGAAAACTCGAACCCTTGCAAAGATGACCCAAGCTCTTGTGCAGCAACCACAGAACAAAATCCTGatttgtacacacacaaacag TTCTGCTGATCTTTATGTAAAAGGTCATTTTCATGAATATACAGCTGTTCATCACGAAGCCAAACCTTTGAGAATCAAGGCAAAGGAAAGCAATCTCAGATCTACGGATACCATCACTCTACAGTATTGCCATTTATCCAGAGATGGCAGTCAGTTTGAGTTTCCTGATAAAGCTGTTTTAGATTCCACAAGAATCATCATAACAACAACTGCTGTGGCTCGTTTCTTCCATGACATAAAGCTCCCTGAAAACTACTTCAGCCACATTCTGATTGATGAAGCTTCTCAGATGTTGGAGTGTGAGGCTCTTATGGCACTGGGCTTAGCAGGTAAAAATACACGTGTTGTTTTAGCAGGAGATCACATGCAGATGGGACCCAAGCTCTTCTCTGTGAAACAAGACAAATGCTCAGAACATACCCTGCTCAATCGCCTCTTCTATTACTACCAAGCTGAAAACAGTGACGTTGCCAAACAAAGCCGAATCATTTTCAATGAAAACTTCCGTTCCACAAAGGAAATTGTGGATTTTGTatcaacacatttttatgtgGGAAAGAGTGATGTGATCAAGGCTAGAGGAGGTGTGCCTCCTCATCCACGCCAACATGCCTTGCAGTTCCATCATGAAAGAGGAGAATGCTGTTTGGACCCAACAAGCATGTCCTGGTTCAATCCAGCACAAGTTCTAAGAGTTGTTGACATTGTGCAAGGAATAATGGAGGAATGGCCTCAGGAGTGGGATGGTAAAGATCCGGAATCAGTCTGTGTCCTTTCTCAAGGCAGACAG gtgtttgaGATAAGGCAAAGACTGCGTCAGCTTGAACTGCGCCGTTTCACTGTGGAGAATGCCGAAAATGTGCAAG GAAAACAGTTCAGAGTAATAGTGATTTCCACTGTGCACACCAAGGACAGCTTATTGGAGACGGACCAGACCTATCTTGAGTTTTTCAATGACATGCGTGTGCTGAACACAGTTATGACAAGAGCCCAGTctcaaatatttgttgttggagaTGTAGCTGCACTTTCTTGCCAACAGTTTGGTACATGCTGGAGACTATGGAGGTCATACATAGAGGATTGCGTCAACAAGGGAAGTGCCCATAACTTTACCTTGAATTCTTTGAAACAAGATCTCCTTGAGATATCTGAGCTCTGCAGAAGTGAGGATGAAGACAGCAGCGATAGTGAATCAACTACATCTGAAATACCAGACACAGAAGACCCAATACTTCAAGAGCTTCTTGATGAGAGCAAAGACATCAATGTTCCATTGACAGAGGAGGGCTTGTTTCCAGTTTTTCAACATGAGCAATTTGTCAGTAGTGTTAGCAACCAAATTGCAGAAGTAAAAGAAGAGCAAATGTTGACTAACTCTATCATACGCAAACACTGTGAGCTGTTCATAGAGTATTATGACCGTGGCTATGCAAGACCACTTGATGAGCCCACTCAGAGAATTAATATCAAGGGTAGAAAGAATATCGGACAGGCATTCCCTGGAGACAAGGTAACAGTGGAGATCCTGAGTAAGATATCAAATCCTCCCATGGGAAGAGTGATCAACATCCTTGAAAGTGCAGATACTGTCAAAGAATTTGTCTGCACCTTTGAAAGATATGACAATCAGGTGATGACGCCTATCAACAAATGCATCACCAAAATTTACACACCATTTTCAAAGGACAAACCAGACCACATTGCTGTAAGAAATCCGGAGAACCGCAAAGTAAAGCGtttcatcaaaataaatgaagaagCACGTAGAAAATATCTCTTTGTTGTCAGAGTCCTTATGTGGAGAAAGACTGCCGGTATCCCCTTGGGAACAGTTGTGGAAGTGCTTCCCAAAATCACAACTTTAGATAATGGACTGAATATACTCAACATGGAGTATCAGTTGAGGAGAACACTTTCTTCATCTTTGAGAAGTCAGATGCAAGACATTCAAGGtctcaatttatttaataaaggaCGAAGAGATTTTCGCATGCTCCCAACATTCACCATTGATCCTGCTGATTCACAAGACCTTGATGATGCAATCAGTGTACGGGATTTAGGTGAGCTCTATGAAATAGGAGTTCACATTTCTGATGTTGCAAGCTTTGTGGCTAAAGACAGTGAACTGGACAAATATGCAAGACAGCTGTGTACTACATTCTATCCCAGTGGGAAGGAGCCAATACACATGTTCCCTAAAGAACTGAGTACCAATTTCTTCAGTTTAATCCCTAACCAAGACAGACGAGCCATCTCCTTGATAATTCAAGTAGATACTAAGACACACTGCATAAAGGAAAGTTCATTTTGGAAGTCTGTCATTCGATCCAAGAAGAAATTTTCCTATGATGAAGCTGAGGACATCATCGAAAATCATCAGAATTCTGACCAGCTTGAAATCTGCCTTGTGAAAGCATGGACCTTTGCAGAGGTCCACAGGAAATTGAGGAAACAGGACGACTGGTACTACAAACAGCCAGATGAAGATGTGACTCTGGGAAGAAGACAATCTCACCTAATGGTGGAAGAGATGATGATCGTATTTAACCACATGGTTGCTGAACGTCTTCTGTTTGATGAAACAACAAGGAGCATAACTCCACTGAGGTGCCAGGACAGGCCAAACAGTGAAAAGCTTGCTGATCTTTTTGACAAAAATGCCTACTTGATTCCACTTTCTGTTCACTTCTCAAGTCAAATTCATGAGTGTGAACATGTGTCTCATGAACTGAATAACCAAGGTTCGATCCGCGGCAGAGCCATGACAAACCCTCAGGCTGGCATTTCTGATTTTGAAAACTTCcccattttaaaatctgttttgagaTGCCTGAAGACAGCAGCAGAGCAGAAAAATATCTAcaaaataattgactttattgcaACTGATGAGATTCACCCCCAACTTCTCCCTTTTTCTGTTGCATTTAGGAGACTGTTTCACAAATCATGTATTCTGCGTTCAAACTCAGCACATGTCTCAAGAATTGGCCACTATGATTTAGATCTTGACAGCTATACATGGGCGTCATCTCCAATCCGCCGATATATAGATGTCATTGTGCAGCGTCTTCTTCATTCTGTGATTGGCAAGACAAATGCTAGGTACACAGATCATGACATTGACCTGTCTTGTATGGAATTTTCCAGGAAAAACGACCAACAGTCAGCATATGAGAGGAAATCTAATGCTCTACGTTTTGCGTTACAACTGTCGACCCAAAGTGAAAGAAAGGTGGCATACATTGTGGAACTCAATGCATCTGGGACAAATTTCAGATTATCCTTCCCACTTAACAGAACCTCTATATCAGAAAACTTAGACATTATGTACAGGGATCTTCAGTTGGTAGATCAACCGCAATTTGATGAAACCAACAACTGCATGATCTTGAAATGGGTGCGAAGAATATATTCATTCTCCAATCCTCACATCCTTGCTGAAGTGAAACAACAAAATCCAAACTCAGTCATGGCCTATGTATCTACAAAGACCTGGAAATGCCTAACACCTGCTCTTAGAGAGGAAAATTGGGACAGATTGTTTCCCCTGATTGAGGATCTTGATGTCAGCTCAAGAATACATGCAAGACAATTCCATGAAAGACTGAGAAATGCTAAAACTTCAGAAAAATCTGATCCCATGCACGCTGAGCATTATGCTGAACTGTCGATGAGAATAAAGCCAGGTGAGGCAGTCGAAGTACAGCTAGGTACAGCCACGGCACGAGGACTAATGACACCAGCAATTCAGCTGTTTGTTGTGCATCCAAAATTTGAGATTTGTTTGGAGCATGTGAGGGATCCAATCAagtgtttttcaaaatatgcattCCACTCATCAAGGAATTCATACAAGACATACATGGACTATCAGGGAATATGGAAACCCATGTGTGAAATGGAGTCAGCCTCCAATGCTGTGGCTGAAAATGAGAGCATTCTTATTGAAGATGCAGCCCTGAAATGGGAAAACTCTTGTGAAAAGAAGcttcaaggtttttttctccttcCACTTGACAAAAAATCTCAGTGGTCCATTGAATGTGACCTTAAGAACAGTGTCCTCTGCATTCGAACTAAGATTCATCAAAGTCAGAGTAGTCCCTCTCAGTGCACAGCTCTCATGGATATTTCCTCTATCACTTGGATGGCCCATGGCATAATTACAAAGGTAAAAGAAAAAGGATCCAAAGAACTGAAGAATttgcaaattcattttcagatTAACCACATGCCCATGACAAAAATTCCAGAAGCGATATTTGGTGAGAAGACAAAATTTACTCTGGAGCTGATTCCAAAGCTTCTGCCAGATGT ACGTAAAGAAAATGCGATTAGTAGCCTCACCAAAGCTAACCAGCTTGTAAAAACTATAGCCATTGGTGGAAGAATCAACTCTGAAGGAG GAACTATATTTTCGAACCAGATGCCAGCCAGGTTTGAGATTGACAATTATCTCACTTCTGAAATTTCCAATCTAAACAACAGTCAGTGTAAAGCTATAAGCGAGGCACTGGCCAACCCATTCACTCTTATCCAAGGCCCACCAG GCACAGGAAAAACTGTTGTTGGTGTCCATATTGTGTACTGGTTTCTCCAGAATATTCAAAAACATCCTGTCCACAATTCACAGACGAAGAGAGCTGTTCTTTACTGTGGGCCTTCAAATAAATCTGTGGATGTCGTAGCAG GTCATCTCCTTAAACATCGAAATCAACTCAGACCACTCAGAGTCTACAGTAATCAGATGGAGATGTTGGAATTTCCTTACCCAGGCTGCAATCTGAAGCTGTCACGCAATTCAAAAAGAGGCGAAAAACCCAACACAGAGCTTAG CTCCATTGCACTTCACCACCTGATTCGAAAAGATGGCAACCCATTCTCCACACAAATACTAGCTTTTGATATGAAAATTGGAAGAGGAGATGAACTCACTAATGAAGAAAAGAAATT ataCAGAGAAATCCTCCAAAAGGCTCGGAAACATGAATTATTGCGGCATGATGTCATCTTGTGCACTTGCACAGCAGCCTCACACCCTGCCTTAGCTGATGCCCTCGACTTCAAACAGATCATCATTGATGAATGTGCCATGGCAACTGAACCTGAAGCCTTCATTCCACTAGTGGCTCATAAGCCTGAGCAG ATTGTTCTTCTGGGCGATCATATGCAGCTGCAACCTGTAATCCACTGTGATGTGGTGGAGCGATTGGGAATGAGCAAATCACTTTTTGAACGTTACATGGAGAAAGCACTCTTGCTTGACACTCAGTACAGAATG CAAGAAGACATTTGTGCATTTCCATCTAAGGAGTTCTATAAAGGACAGTTAAAAACTGGAACATCACCCAAACCGAGTCTCTTTCTTAGTAAATCAAGACAAACGTGCATTGTCTTTGGTCATGTTGAAGGAAAGGAGAAAAGTCTGGTGGTCCGGACTGAACGGGGGAATGAAAATTCAAAGGCAAATGTGGAAGAGGCAGAAGAAGTG GTGCGGATCGCCATTCTTTTGACTCAGGCTGGGATAAACACAAAGGACATTGCCATTCTCACACCATATAATGCTCAAGTGGCAAGTATTAATGAGTTCCTGTTTGATAAGGGTATCCGTGATATCACAGTCAACACCATCATGAGGAGTCaag GAAGTGAATGGAAATATGTCATCATGTCAACTGTGCGGTCTTGTCCTGAATCTGAAATagaaaaacaaccaaccaaatCCTGGATTATGAAACAACTTGGATTTATCACGGACCCTCACCAAGTGAACGTGGGCATTACCAGGGCACAAGAAGGCCTGTGCATCATCG GTAATGAGAACTTGCTGCGGTGCAGTGTGTTGTGGAGAAGACTTCTGGATCATTATGAGGAGAAAGGATGTGTAGTGAATCCCGCCCGGAACATCCAGGTTCAAAAACCACCTAGAAGTCTGGGAACGAAGAGAACTGCTAGAAGATGA